The following proteins are co-located in the Trichormus variabilis 0441 genome:
- a CDS encoding antibiotic biosynthesis monooxygenase, with protein sequence MQQDEQIITVVISQVVKPGCETAYEAWLKDITTVARTYPGHMGTNVIRPQLGVRTEYVIIFRFDSYENLKAWMTSRDRQYWLNQAKTLVESEPQVQQINGLEAWFSLPGQPLKTPPRYKTALLTWASVYVLINFLNTFITPLLGGLPPFIISLIITVTMVVLLTYVVMPRVSRLFSSWLYPKPRKF encoded by the coding sequence ATGCAACAAGACGAGCAAATTATTACAGTGGTCATTTCACAAGTTGTCAAACCAGGTTGTGAAACAGCATACGAAGCTTGGCTGAAAGATATTACCACTGTTGCCAGAACCTACCCTGGTCATATGGGAACCAATGTGATTCGCCCTCAACTCGGAGTGCGGACAGAATACGTGATTATCTTTCGATTTGACAGCTATGAAAATCTTAAGGCATGGATGACATCGCGCGATCGCCAATATTGGCTAAATCAAGCCAAAACTTTGGTAGAGTCTGAACCCCAAGTTCAGCAAATCAATGGCTTAGAAGCTTGGTTTTCTCTTCCCGGCCAACCACTAAAGACACCACCACGCTATAAAACAGCTTTACTAACTTGGGCATCTGTATATGTGTTGATTAATTTTTTAAATACATTTATCACGCCTCTCCTGGGTGGCTTACCCCCCTTTATTATTTCGTTGATCATTACAGTTACTATGGTTGTGCTGCTAACTTATGTTGTCATGCCTAGAGTGAGCCGATTGTTTAGTTCCTGGCTATATCCAAAACCACGAAAATTTTAG
- a CDS encoding SMP-30/gluconolactonase/LRE family protein — protein MTDSPGLPPIYVQTPINLAPAKVITSFPVYTFLENLAIAADGTIFVTNHEIGQIVRITPDGNQQIHTSVPGKVSGIAFTNNSGLVVTGWDADSVPVVSLVAKDGTVETLLTLPDAIFLNGITPLSDNRYLTADSYRGAIWLIDIAQPNASIWLEHPLLARSNADNPIPAANGIKRFGNKLYVSNTEKMLLLRIPLGIADVPGEPEIFVKQTNIDDFAFDVEGNLYGATHIYNSVVRISTDGSTTIIAQAEQGVIGSTSVAFGQSPDDRTAIYVVTNGGMFLPPPTGVVPANVVRLEVNKTGYIFV, from the coding sequence ATGACAGATTCCCCAGGGTTACCCCCTATTTACGTACAAACACCGATTAATTTGGCTCCAGCCAAGGTTATTACCTCGTTCCCTGTTTATACCTTTCTCGAAAATTTGGCGATCGCTGCCGATGGTACAATCTTCGTAACCAATCATGAAATCGGTCAGATTGTCCGCATCACCCCCGATGGAAATCAGCAGATTCATACCAGCGTTCCAGGCAAAGTAAGTGGTATAGCTTTTACTAACAATAGTGGTTTAGTCGTCACAGGATGGGATGCTGATTCTGTACCCGTAGTTTCTCTAGTTGCAAAAGATGGTACAGTAGAAACCTTGTTGACCTTGCCAGATGCCATATTCCTCAACGGTATCACTCCTCTATCAGACAATCGGTACTTAACAGCAGATTCCTATCGCGGTGCAATTTGGCTAATTGATATCGCTCAACCCAACGCATCGATTTGGTTGGAACATCCTTTGCTGGCTCGTAGCAATGCAGATAACCCCATCCCCGCCGCCAATGGCATCAAACGTTTTGGTAATAAACTATATGTTTCCAATACAGAAAAAATGTTGTTGCTGCGGATTCCCCTTGGTATAGCAGATGTCCCAGGTGAGCCAGAAATCTTTGTTAAGCAGACTAATATTGATGACTTTGCATTTGACGTGGAAGGCAATCTTTACGGAGCAACGCACATTTATAACAGTGTAGTAAGAATCAGCACAGATGGCAGTACAACTATTATTGCTCAAGCCGAGCAAGGTGTAATTGGTAGTACATCTGTGGCCTTTGGTCAAAGTCCAGATGACCGCACCGCTATCTATGTCGTCACCAACGGTGGGATGTTTTTACCTCCTCCCACAGGAGTTGTCCCTGCAAACGTTGTGCGCTTGGAAGTCAATAAAACTGGGTATATTTTTGTTTAA
- a CDS encoding SDR family oxidoreductase has protein sequence MTEQKRIAVITGSNRGLGYAISRKLAQIGLHVILTSRNEADGLAAKQQLSAEGLDADYCVLDVTNDVSVQRFTKWLRETYSKVDILVNNAGINPTTKPEESSLLTVQLETMRVTWETNVLAVVRITQALIPLMQVENYGRIVNISTEMASLSSISDDYYPLAPSYRLSKVGVNGITAILAKELQGTNILVNAYSPGWMKTDMGGDNAPFTAEEGAETAVYLATLPDGGVQGQFFAEMRKFGGPVQLQW, from the coding sequence ATGACGGAACAAAAGAGAATTGCGGTGATAACTGGCAGTAATCGAGGTCTAGGATATGCTATTTCCCGTAAATTAGCCCAAATTGGTCTCCATGTCATTCTGACGAGTCGTAATGAAGCTGATGGTTTAGCAGCCAAACAGCAATTATCTGCCGAAGGACTGGATGCAGATTATTGTGTTCTAGATGTGACTAATGATGTGAGTGTTCAGAGGTTTACTAAATGGTTGCGTGAGACCTATAGCAAAGTAGATATTTTAGTCAACAATGCAGGTATAAATCCCACAACTAAGCCAGAAGAATCCAGCTTACTAACTGTGCAACTGGAAACAATGCGTGTCACTTGGGAAACTAATGTCTTAGCGGTAGTGAGAATTACTCAAGCATTAATTCCGTTGATGCAGGTAGAAAACTACGGTCGCATCGTCAATATTTCCACAGAAATGGCTTCTCTGTCTTCAATTTCCGATGATTATTATCCTTTAGCGCCATCTTACAGACTTTCTAAAGTAGGTGTAAATGGCATCACAGCGATTTTAGCTAAGGAACTCCAAGGTACGAATATTCTGGTGAACGCCTATTCTCCTGGTTGGATGAAAACAGATATGGGGGGTGATAATGCTCCGTTTACAGCAGAAGAGGGAGCAGAAACAGCCGTCTATTTGGCAACCTTACCGGATGGAGGAGTGCAAGGCCAGTTTTTTGCAGAGATGCGGAAGTTTGGTGGCCCAGTTCAATTACAGTGGTAG
- a CDS encoding LysR family transcriptional regulator, with the protein MKLIDLSSIDLNLLVTFEVLFEERSVTVAAQRLYLGQPAMSAALARLRILFQDELFIRIGREMQPTAKALEIAPGISVALQQIRQTLESSQTFDPKTSKHTFAIGSSDYTSYVVLPKLLEVCRQVAPSIDFRLIGFEKDSVGDLLEQREIHVALGLFQNPPRQTRQMPLFEEHFVGLCRRGHPVVTQENMTPETFACLPQALFTLRRDDIGEIDKVLAQYNLQRRVVLTTPHLLILPTVISSSDLVTVIPSRLVTPFAYKDTLEIFELPVKTEPWMISMLWSKLTDQDQASIWLRQMLKSVCEGI; encoded by the coding sequence ATGAAATTAATAGATTTATCCTCTATTGACCTCAACCTACTAGTTACGTTTGAGGTGCTTTTTGAAGAGCGAAGTGTCACAGTAGCCGCCCAGCGCTTGTATTTAGGACAACCAGCCATGAGTGCGGCTCTTGCAAGGCTACGCATACTATTTCAGGATGAATTATTTATCCGTATTGGTCGGGAAATGCAACCGACAGCAAAAGCTCTAGAAATTGCTCCAGGTATATCAGTTGCGCTTCAGCAGATTCGACAGACATTAGAATCTAGCCAAACCTTTGACCCAAAAACTTCTAAACATACCTTTGCCATTGGTAGTTCGGACTACACCAGCTATGTTGTTCTGCCCAAGTTGTTGGAAGTTTGTCGCCAGGTTGCACCAAGCATTGATTTTCGACTAATTGGTTTTGAGAAAGATAGTGTAGGAGACCTGTTAGAACAACGAGAAATTCATGTTGCGTTGGGTTTGTTTCAAAATCCACCCCGACAAACGAGACAAATGCCATTATTTGAAGAACACTTTGTTGGTCTTTGTCGCCGTGGACATCCTGTTGTCACTCAGGAGAATATGACACCGGAGACCTTTGCTTGTCTCCCTCAAGCTCTTTTTACTCTCCGAAGAGATGATATTGGTGAAATTGACAAGGTGCTTGCTCAATACAATCTTCAGCGTCGAGTAGTATTGACTACCCCCCACTTGCTCATCTTGCCAACTGTCATTTCATCTAGTGACTTAGTGACTGTCATTCCTTCACGACTGGTAACACCATTTGCTTACAAAGATACACTAGAAATTTTTGAACTTCCTGTAAAAACTGAACCTTGGATGATTTCTATGTTGTGGAGTAAACTTACAGATCAAGATCAAGCGAGTATTTGGTTACGGCAGATGCTCAAAAGTGTTTGTGAAGGAATTTAA
- a CDS encoding trifunctional serine/threonine-protein kinase/ATP-binding protein/sensor histidine kinase: MLNIPGYTISEELYDGSRTLVYRAIRQADTLPVVIKLLKNPYPSFSELVQFRNQYTIAKNLNYPGIIATHSLEPLHNGYQLVMEDFGGISVKDYFVHNHYVASLDKFLQIAIALCDILDILYRQRIIHKDIKPANILINPETTQVKLIDFSIASLLPRETQTLINPNVLEGTLGYISPEQTGRMNRGIDHRTDFYSLGATFYELLTGKLPFPSEDAMELVHCHLAKAPTLVHEINLTIPSVLSDIVNKLMAKNAEDRYQSALGLKYDLEKCLVQLQETGKIESFPIAQRDVCDRFIIPDKLYGREAEVETLLQAFERVSTGNTEMMLVAGFSGIGKTAVVNEVHKPIVRQRGYFIKGKYDQFQRNIPFSAFVQAFRDLMGQLLTESDAQIQQWKSQILAAVGENGQVIIEVIPELAGIIGQQPPIIELSGTAAQNRFNLLFQKFVQVFKTQEHPLVMFLDDLQWADSASLNLMQLLMSESGGGYLLLIGAYRDNEVSDAHPLMFSLAEIRKAQATINTITLAPLSQSSLNQLVADTLSCSSAIAQPLTQLVYQKTKGNPFFSTQFIKAIYEDGLITFNGDEGNWQCDIVGVKESSLSDDVVEFMALQLQKLPQTTQNILKFAACIGNKFDLGILAIIWEKSLTETATALWKALQEGLILPQSEVYKFYVDREIQDEVKGSQTVTYKFLHDRVQQAAYSLIPAEQKQYTHFQIGQLLLQGLSQGEQEERIFDIVNQLNMGLDVITSNEQKQELAHLNLKAGQKAKLSAAYQAAYDYCTIGMSVLSPDAWQQDYPLMYSLHRDASEAAYLCGKFDQAEALYAETLTYAQAPLDQAIVYRIQMTQYQLQGRNAEAIAIQRQSLQMLGWTIPTQPEMIQAGLDAEIATVQQFLEQHTIESILAAPKMVDPSIAEMLRILQILFYAAWLDGQSTLALLALAKMTTLSLQYGNSDMSPFGYAGYGLIANGVFKDCATAYEFGEMAVQLCEQFDNADVRGMTNFIFAADVHSWSRPIREADTYYNNAYQYGMEAGNWLTVGFMMMQSGSDRLTYGKHLDDLYAIAQNHAAFLHQIKSLDNLDALTAGVLQPIRHLLGLTKTLFTFDDDDFSEAEYLQKYANAPYHLSWLYSVKIRHAYLFDQKSTYSDLIPQLSMIETTISSHAKVPSSVFYVALMHLALAETATEASERQHHWQALLPLETSLKRWLKACPENIRHKFLLIQAEKARIKKQKTKAIELYEQAISQAQANQYGYEEALANELAAKFYLDWGKVKIAQVYMQEACYGYARWGAKAKAHHLEKTYPQLLKPILQQQRINFNPLETITFRGATSSTHTTTTSSTNISEILDFTSVLKGAQAISGCIELDELIANLTRIILENSGAKKSVLILPLEETWQVKAITSVNQESSSHTNIQTILSSQSIEDCQDIPPKIINYVKNTQKPLIIDNCQTDIPGVIGEYMLEHQPKSVLCTPIIHQGHLVGILYLENELTSEVFNSEHLQVVNLLSSQAAISLENARLYQKAQQALQDLQQAQLQIVQSEKMSALGNLVAGVAHEMNNPLGFIAASLMQAQPIIADITEHLKLYQENLPDKIEKIADHAQEIDLEYILEDLPKMIESMTMACERLKNISTSLRTFSRADRDYKVPFNIHEGIESTILILKHRLKANEQRPAIEVVTEYADSPMIECFPGQINQVFMNILANAIDALDEANMGRSFAEIQANHNKIMIRTLLENQQVKITIADNGKGMSEEVKAKIFDHLFTTKMVGKGTGLGLAIAQSIVVEKHGGTLTVNSTLGEGTEFVISLPILDESQN, translated from the coding sequence ATGCTTAATATTCCCGGTTATACTATCAGCGAAGAACTTTATGATGGTTCCAGAACCCTAGTTTATCGAGCTATTCGACAGGCAGACACCTTACCAGTGGTAATTAAACTGCTGAAAAATCCTTATCCCAGCTTTTCTGAACTGGTACAGTTCCGCAACCAATACACCATCGCCAAAAATCTCAACTATCCCGGAATCATCGCCACCCATAGCCTAGAACCCTTACATAATGGCTATCAGTTAGTAATGGAAGACTTTGGCGGAATTTCTGTGAAGGATTATTTCGTCCACAATCATTATGTCGCGTCTCTAGATAAATTTTTACAAATAGCGATCGCCCTATGCGACATCTTAGACATACTATATCGTCAGCGCATTATTCATAAAGATATTAAACCTGCCAATATTCTCATTAACCCAGAAACGACACAGGTTAAATTAATTGACTTTAGTATAGCCTCCTTGCTTCCACGGGAAACTCAAACTTTAATCAATCCCAACGTTTTGGAAGGAACATTAGGTTATATTTCTCCCGAACAAACTGGACGGATGAATCGTGGGATTGACCATCGCACTGATTTTTATTCTTTGGGGGCAACTTTTTACGAACTATTGACAGGAAAATTACCATTCCCCTCAGAGGACGCAATGGAGTTGGTACATTGTCATCTGGCAAAAGCCCCAACTTTAGTACATGAAATTAATCTAACAATTCCATCCGTACTCTCAGACATTGTTAACAAACTCATGGCGAAAAATGCGGAAGACCGCTATCAAAGCGCATTAGGTCTGAAGTATGATTTAGAAAAGTGCTTAGTCCAACTGCAAGAAACGGGTAAAATTGAGAGTTTCCCAATTGCTCAGAGGGATGTGTGCGATCGCTTCATTATTCCTGATAAATTATATGGACGAGAAGCCGAAGTAGAAACCCTACTCCAAGCATTTGAGCGCGTCAGTACCGGTAACACCGAAATGATGCTGGTAGCTGGGTTTTCGGGTATTGGGAAAACAGCCGTAGTCAACGAAGTTCATAAACCCATTGTTCGACAACGGGGTTATTTTATTAAAGGCAAATATGACCAATTTCAGCGTAATATTCCCTTTAGTGCTTTTGTACAAGCATTCCGGGATTTAATGGGGCAGTTGTTGACAGAAAGCGACGCTCAAATTCAGCAATGGAAAAGTCAGATATTAGCAGCCGTTGGTGAGAATGGACAGGTAATTATTGAAGTCATCCCCGAATTAGCAGGAATTATTGGTCAACAACCGCCAATCATAGAACTATCAGGAACTGCTGCCCAAAATCGGTTTAATTTATTATTTCAGAAATTTGTCCAGGTATTCAAAACTCAGGAACATCCCTTAGTGATGTTTTTAGATGATTTGCAATGGGCAGACTCCGCATCTCTCAACTTGATGCAGTTGTTGATGAGTGAATCAGGAGGGGGATATTTATTATTAATTGGGGCTTATCGAGATAATGAAGTTTCCGATGCCCATCCATTGATGTTCAGTTTGGCAGAAATTAGAAAAGCCCAAGCCACCATCAATACTATTACCCTTGCGCCCCTGAGTCAATCTAGTTTAAATCAACTAGTGGCAGATACCCTGAGTTGTTCATCGGCAATTGCCCAACCATTAACTCAATTGGTATATCAAAAAACCAAGGGAAACCCCTTTTTCAGCACCCAGTTTATCAAGGCGATATATGAAGATGGACTCATTACATTTAATGGGGATGAGGGAAATTGGCAGTGCGATATTGTGGGAGTTAAAGAGTCATCCCTTTCCGATGATGTTGTTGAATTCATGGCATTGCAGTTACAGAAATTGCCACAGACAACACAGAATATTCTCAAATTTGCGGCGTGTATAGGGAATAAATTTGATTTAGGAATTTTGGCGATTATTTGGGAAAAATCATTAACTGAAACCGCTACAGCCTTATGGAAGGCATTACAAGAAGGATTGATTTTACCCCAGAGTGAAGTTTATAAATTTTATGTCGATAGGGAAATACAGGATGAAGTCAAAGGTTCACAAACTGTTACCTACAAATTTCTCCACGATCGCGTCCAGCAAGCAGCATACTCATTGATTCCCGCAGAGCAAAAGCAGTATACCCATTTCCAGATCGGTCAATTGCTGTTGCAAGGGTTATCTCAGGGGGAACAAGAAGAACGGATTTTTGACATTGTCAATCAGCTGAATATGGGGCTAGATGTCATCACTAGCAATGAACAGAAACAAGAACTGGCGCATCTAAACTTAAAAGCTGGACAAAAAGCCAAACTCTCAGCCGCCTATCAAGCTGCTTACGACTATTGCACCATTGGGATGAGTGTATTATCGCCAGATGCTTGGCAGCAAGACTATCCACTCATGTACAGTTTGCACCGTGATGCTTCAGAAGCCGCTTATCTTTGTGGTAAATTTGACCAAGCCGAAGCCTTGTATGCAGAAACACTCACCTATGCTCAAGCCCCCCTTGACCAAGCCATAGTTTATCGCATACAGATGACACAGTATCAGCTCCAGGGACGAAATGCTGAGGCGATCGCTATTCAACGTCAAAGTTTACAGATGTTAGGATGGACAATCCCCACACAACCGGAGATGATACAAGCTGGCCTAGATGCGGAAATCGCCACAGTTCAGCAATTTCTAGAGCAGCATACCATTGAATCCATTCTTGCCGCCCCCAAAATGGTAGATCCCAGCATTGCCGAAATGCTGCGAATTTTACAAATTTTGTTCTACGCCGCCTGGCTCGATGGTCAAAGCACCTTAGCATTGCTAGCACTCGCCAAGATGACCACGCTGTCATTACAGTATGGTAACAGCGATATGTCTCCCTTTGGTTATGCCGGCTATGGCTTGATTGCTAATGGTGTATTCAAAGACTGCGCCACTGCTTATGAGTTTGGGGAAATGGCAGTACAGCTTTGTGAACAGTTTGATAATGCTGATGTGCGAGGGATGACAAATTTCATCTTTGCAGCTGATGTGCATAGCTGGAGTCGTCCCATTCGAGAGGCAGATACATACTATAACAACGCCTACCAATATGGGATGGAAGCGGGAAACTGGCTAACAGTAGGCTTCATGATGATGCAGAGTGGTTCCGATCGCCTAACTTATGGTAAACATTTAGATGATTTGTATGCGATCGCTCAAAATCATGCAGCCTTTCTTCATCAAATCAAAAGCTTAGATAACCTAGATGCTTTAACAGCAGGAGTTCTGCAACCAATTCGCCATCTCCTGGGGTTAACAAAAACGCTCTTCACCTTTGATGATGACGATTTTAGTGAAGCTGAATATTTGCAAAAATATGCCAATGCTCCCTATCACTTATCTTGGTTATATTCCGTTAAAATTCGCCATGCTTATTTATTTGACCAAAAATCCACCTACTCCGATTTAATCCCCCAACTGAGCATGATTGAAACCACTATTTCCAGTCATGCAAAAGTCCCTTCCAGCGTTTTTTATGTGGCATTAATGCACCTGGCGCTAGCTGAAACCGCTACCGAAGCATCTGAGCGTCAACACCATTGGCAAGCACTCCTCCCCCTAGAAACAAGCTTAAAGCGTTGGCTAAAAGCTTGTCCTGAAAATATCCGGCACAAGTTCCTCCTCATTCAAGCAGAAAAAGCCCGAATTAAAAAACAAAAAACCAAGGCTATAGAACTTTATGAACAAGCAATTAGCCAAGCTCAAGCAAATCAGTATGGCTACGAAGAAGCTTTAGCTAACGAACTTGCAGCTAAATTCTATCTCGACTGGGGTAAAGTAAAAATTGCCCAAGTATATATGCAGGAAGCCTGCTACGGCTACGCCCGTTGGGGAGCCAAAGCCAAAGCTCATCACCTAGAAAAAACCTATCCCCAACTACTCAAACCTATTCTGCAACAGCAACGAATCAACTTCAACCCCTTGGAAACTATTACCTTTCGTGGGGCCACTTCATCTACTCATACTACTACTACTAGTAGCACAAATATTTCAGAGATTCTGGACTTTACTTCTGTTCTCAAAGGCGCTCAAGCTATATCTGGCTGTATTGAATTAGACGAACTGATTGCCAACCTCACCCGGATTATCCTCGAAAATTCCGGCGCGAAAAAATCTGTACTCATTCTTCCCCTAGAAGAAACTTGGCAAGTTAAAGCAATTACCTCGGTTAATCAAGAGTCAAGTTCTCACACTAATATACAAACTATCCTTTCCTCACAATCAATAGAAGATTGTCAAGATATACCCCCAAAAATTATCAATTACGTAAAAAATACCCAGAAACCCCTGATTATAGACAATTGCCAAACAGATATTCCTGGGGTAATTGGGGAATATATGCTAGAGCATCAGCCAAAAAGTGTATTATGCACACCAATTATTCATCAAGGTCATTTAGTGGGAATTCTCTACTTAGAAAATGAACTCACAAGTGAGGTATTTAATAGCGAACATTTGCAAGTAGTCAATCTACTTTCTTCCCAAGCAGCAATATCACTAGAAAATGCCAGACTTTATCAAAAAGCCCAACAAGCATTACAAGATTTACAACAAGCCCAATTACAAATTGTCCAAAGTGAAAAAATGTCGGCACTGGGTAATTTAGTTGCTGGGGTAGCCCATGAAATGAATAATCCTTTGGGCTTTATTGCTGCCAGTCTTATGCAAGCTCAACCAATCATAGCTGACATTACCGAACACTTGAAGCTCTATCAAGAAAATTTGCCCGACAAGATTGAGAAAATCGCAGACCATGCCCAAGAAATTGACTTGGAATATATTTTAGAAGATTTGCCGAAGATGATTGAGTCGATGACAATGGCTTGTGAAAGACTCAAAAATATTAGTACCAGTCTTCGCACTTTCTCTCGTGCTGATAGAGATTATAAAGTACCATTCAATATTCATGAAGGTATTGAGAGTACAATTCTCATTTTAAAGCATCGTCTAAAAGCTAACGAACAACGTCCAGCAATTGAAGTAGTAACAGAATATGCTGATTCACCCATGATTGAATGCTTTCCAGGGCAAATAAATCAGGTATTTATGAACATTCTGGCAAATGCCATTGATGCTTTAGATGAGGCAAATATGGGACGTAGTTTTGCGGAAATTCAAGCAAATCACAACAAAATAATGATTAGAACCTTACTAGAAAATCAGCAAGTGAAGATTACTATTGCTGATAATGGGAAGGGAATGAGCGAAGAAGTTAAAGCCAAGATATTTGACCACTTATTTACTACCAAAATGGTAGGAAAAGGAACGGGATTAGGATTGGCTATAGCTCAGTCTATTGTGGTAGAAAAACATGGCGGAACGCTGACAGTAAATTCTACCCTTGGTGAGGGAACTGAATTTGTCATCTCCTTACCGATTTTGGATGAGTCCCAAAATTAG
- the rlmN gene encoding 23S rRNA (adenine(2503)-C(2))-methyltransferase RlmN, whose product MSATPVTQLTPSSQPQQPCLPLLGASVTELTSWVQQQGQPAYRGKQLHDWIYHKGVRSLTDISVFSKQWRAAVADVPIGRSTIHHRSVASDGTVKYLLQLSDGEIVETVGIPTDKRLTVCVSTQVGCPMACDFCATGKGGYKRNLERHEIVDQVLTVQEDFQQRVSHVVFMGMGEPLLNTENVLAALRSLNQDVGIGQRSLTLSTVGIRDRISQLAEHHLQVTLAVSLHAPNQALREQLIPSARSYHIEDLLAECREYVAITGRRISFEYILLAGVNDLPEHALELSKHLRGFQNHVNLIPYNPISEVDYKRPSGDRIQAFLTVLQQQHIAVSVRYSRGLEADAACGQLRTKTSR is encoded by the coding sequence ATGTCTGCTACGCCTGTTACCCAACTAACTCCATCATCTCAGCCACAACAACCTTGTTTACCCCTGCTCGGCGCTTCAGTCACGGAGTTAACTAGTTGGGTGCAGCAGCAAGGACAGCCTGCTTATAGGGGTAAGCAGTTGCACGATTGGATTTATCACAAGGGAGTGCGATCGCTCACTGATATTTCTGTATTCTCTAAACAATGGCGGGCTGCTGTTGCCGATGTCCCCATTGGACGTTCTACCATTCACCATCGGTCTGTGGCCTCGGATGGGACCGTTAAGTATCTCCTACAACTGAGCGACGGTGAAATCGTGGAAACCGTTGGTATTCCTACAGACAAGCGGTTGACAGTCTGTGTTTCTACCCAGGTAGGTTGTCCGATGGCTTGCGATTTCTGTGCTACTGGTAAAGGTGGTTACAAACGCAACCTCGAAAGACATGAAATTGTTGATCAAGTTCTCACTGTCCAAGAAGATTTTCAGCAACGGGTGAGCCATGTTGTATTCATGGGGATGGGTGAACCGTTGTTGAATACAGAGAATGTTTTGGCTGCGCTGAGAAGCTTAAATCAAGATGTGGGTATTGGCCAGCGATCGCTGACTTTATCCACTGTAGGGATACGCGATCGCATCAGTCAATTAGCCGAACATCATCTACAAGTGACTCTGGCGGTGAGTCTCCACGCTCCCAACCAAGCACTGCGCGAACAACTCATACCCAGCGCTCGCTCCTATCACATTGAGGATTTACTGGCTGAATGTCGAGAGTATGTAGCTATCACAGGCAGACGAATTTCTTTTGAATATATCCTGCTGGCTGGCGTGAATGATTTGCCAGAACACGCTTTAGAACTATCAAAGCATCTACGAGGTTTTCAAAATCACGTTAATTTAATTCCTTATAATCCTATCTCAGAAGTGGACTATAAACGCCCTAGTGGCGATCGTATTCAAGCGTTCCTCACAGTGCTTCAACAACAACATATTGCTGTGAGTGTCCGCTATTCTCGTGGTTTAGAAGCTGATGCTGCTTGTGGACAACTACGCACCAAAACATCAAGGTAA
- a CDS encoding response regulator transcription factor has translation MKLLVKALTWIQSLKPSDLQEPNRDFNYIKLKIFTTETSEPNCEYTQIIKHLIIDRDISMVNVDQLIMSQDSPQSSTLKILVVDDHQLILSGTLNVLQQQYPDAAISTAKTVVEALTQMRNSAFDLIVMDLSIPEKTGAIAYIDTGINLLQQLIQEYPQQNFLVQSSYVKALVRIKHEIDEHQGGFAIADKGLCESEMIVRANLALQGATHTKDIKTGLELKPEWLEVLKLAFEEGLTDIAICKRIHRSERAVRTYWTKIQDVLGIYPEPGKNMRIQTEIRARQEGLID, from the coding sequence ATGAAACTATTAGTAAAAGCACTTACATGGATACAAAGTTTAAAACCTAGCGACTTACAAGAGCCAAATAGAGACTTTAACTATATAAAACTCAAAATTTTCACAACTGAAACTAGTGAGCCTAATTGTGAATATACACAAATAATTAAACATTTAATTATAGATAGAGATATAAGTATGGTTAATGTTGATCAATTGATAATGAGCCAAGATTCACCTCAATCATCCACACTGAAAATTTTAGTTGTTGATGACCACCAGTTAATTTTAAGTGGAACGCTGAATGTACTACAGCAACAATATCCAGATGCAGCGATCTCCACAGCAAAAACAGTAGTTGAGGCGCTGACACAGATGAGAAATTCTGCGTTTGATTTGATTGTCATGGATTTATCAATACCCGAAAAAACTGGTGCGATCGCTTATATTGATACGGGTATCAATTTGCTACAACAGTTAATCCAGGAATATCCCCAACAGAATTTTTTGGTACAAAGTAGTTATGTCAAGGCTTTGGTCAGGATCAAACACGAAATTGACGAGCATCAAGGTGGCTTTGCGATCGCTGATAAGGGACTATGCGAATCTGAGATGATAGTTCGAGCTAATTTAGCACTACAAGGGGCAACCCACACCAAAGACATCAAAACTGGATTAGAGCTGAAGCCAGAGTGGTTAGAAGTACTAAAATTAGCTTTTGAAGAAGGTTTAACAGATATAGCAATCTGCAAACGGATTCACAGATCCGAGCGCGCCGTGCGTACATACTGGACGAAGATTCAAGATGTACTTGGCATTTATCCAGAACCAGGAAAAAATATGCGAATTCAAACTGAAATCCGCGCTCGACAAGAAGGATTGATTGATTAG